In one window of Gadus chalcogrammus isolate NIFS_2021 chromosome 12, NIFS_Gcha_1.0, whole genome shotgun sequence DNA:
- the fetub gene encoding fetuin B, translated as MKFFSLLSLACVACMALAAPVEQEGAMMTASCVDPFAVSAAGLALGKINMDRQEGYVLALHRLANVNQMAHAETGVVFYLTMDVVETDCHVLTKANWKNCSRRPMEETPVYGQCKAVIYINRPQRVVRLYTYKCLIRPVPALGLLVICPDCPTHSAFDNTNILKAMTLSLDKFNKESGLSHRFLPGKISRAVSQGGIMEAYRVEYTIQESTCAPGDVSSQNCPLMDCEFAHKGFCKGSHAISHGEEFLDVACTLYESESAEKQKTLHKLGGETDHSHTDTASIPHDHAHSHDHAHDHTKGDPAHAGQGSPHMHPNPHTNTHSHAHDHTPGQAHDADHVHSHHAKAHNHTGDSPKQHHQYAHDDDVHSHDHDHDLALDHDHKHAHLHEHEHHHHHHHGDAGTPAKHPHHPDGVVLLLPAMGDTTTTTTFPPEMATTKPDIADPDIMGQTEPAILPFPGSQATACPGPLTEGAGNPLVDKAFADDPLFKPAA; from the exons ATGAAGTTCTTCAGTCTGCTGTCGCTAGCGTGCGTGGCGTGCATGGCCCTGGCCGCTCCCGTAGAGCAGGAAGGGGCCATGATGACGGCATCATGCGTCGACCCTTTCGCAGTCAGCGCCGCCGGGTTGGCCCTCGGCAAGATCAACATGGACCGCCAGGAGGGCTACGTCCTGGCCCTGCACCGCCTCGCCAACGTCAACCAGATGGCACAC gCAGAGACAGGAGTTGTGTTCTACCTTACCATGGACGTTGTGGAGACAGACTGCCATGTTCTCACCAAGGCAAACTGGAAGAATTGTTCACGGCGACCCATGGAGGAAACCCCG GTGTATGGACAGTGCAAAGCTGTCATCTACATCAACAGGCCACAAAGGGTGGTGCGCCTTTACACATACAAGTGCTTGATCAGGCCAG TTCCAGCTTTAGGGCTTTTGGTGATTTGCCCCGACTGCCCGACTCACAGTGCCTTTGATAACACTAACATCCTGAAGGCTATGACCCTCTCCCTGGACAAATTCAACAAGGAGAGTGGCCTCTCACATCGCTTCCTTCCAGGCAAGATCAGCCGTGCTGTGTCACAG gGAGGTATTATGGAGGCCTACAGAGTTGAATACACCATCCAGGAATCCACCTGTGCCCCCGGCGATGTCAGCTCTCAAAATTGTCCCCTGATGGATTGCGAGTTTGCA CACAAGGGATTCTGCAAAGGTTCCCACGCAATCAGCCATGGCGAAGAGTTCTTGGACGTTGCTTGTACACTCTATGAGTCTGAG TCTGCTGAGAAGCAGAAGACGCTCCATAAGCTGGGAGGAGAGACGGACCACAGCCACACCGACACAGCCTCAATACCCCATGACCACGCCCACTCACATGACCATGCCCACGACCACACCAAGGGAGACCCAGCACACGCTGGCCAAGGGAGCCCGCATATgcaccccaacccccacaccaacacccactccCACGCCCACGACCACACACCTGGCCAAGCCCACGACGCCGACCACGTGCACTCCCACCACGCCAAAGCGCACAATCACACAGGCGACAGCCCCAAACAGCATCACCAGTACGCTCACGACGACGACGTGCACAGCCACGACCACGACCACGACCTGGCCCTGGACCACGACCACAAACACGCCCACCTGCATGAGCatgaacaccaccaccaccaccaccacggagaTGCCGGCACCCCCGCCAAGCATCCCCACCACCCAGACGGCGTGGTGCTTTTGTTGCCCGCCATGGgcgataccaccaccaccaccactttccCCCCCGAGATGGCAACCACGAAGCCCGACATCGCTGACCCTGACATCATGGGCCAGACTGAGCCTGCCATCCTGCCTTTCCCCGGCTCCCAAGCGACAGCCTGCCCCGGCCCTCTCACCGAAGGGGCCGGTAACCCGCTAGTAGACAAGGCCTTCGCCGATGATCCCCTGTTCAAGCCTGCTGCATAA